From Polaribacter butkevichii, a single genomic window includes:
- the deoC gene encoding deoxyribose-phosphate aldolase, with translation MKMNQYLDATYLKTASQANLTEEENQQKVIDLIKEAILFDYKLIMIRAKYIPLAKEMLGKASSKTLIGTVIGFHEGTYSLDEKIKEAKEAISLGADELDFVVNYEAFKRGEIDLVTNEITKGIALALDNNKVVKWIIEVAALTNKEIVVISSLIKSIVFTVFGEENAENVFVKSSTGFFKTENNLPNGATFETMKLIIENAKPLKVKAAGGVRDYETAVKMIDLGVDRIGTSSSKEIVNKEQNSNSGY, from the coding sequence ATGAAAATGAATCAATATTTAGACGCTACTTACTTAAAAACAGCAAGTCAGGCGAATCTTACGGAAGAAGAAAATCAACAAAAAGTGATCGATTTAATTAAAGAAGCTATTTTGTTCGATTATAAATTAATCATGATTCGTGCTAAATACATTCCTTTAGCCAAAGAAATGTTAGGTAAAGCTTCTTCTAAAACTTTAATAGGTACTGTAATTGGCTTTCACGAAGGAACTTATTCATTAGACGAAAAAATTAAAGAAGCTAAAGAAGCTATTAGTTTAGGTGCAGATGAGTTAGACTTTGTTGTAAATTATGAAGCTTTTAAAAGAGGCGAAATAGATTTAGTTACCAATGAAATTACAAAGGGAATAGCTCTTGCTTTAGATAACAATAAAGTTGTAAAGTGGATAATTGAAGTTGCTGCTTTAACCAATAAAGAAATAGTTGTAATTTCGTCGTTAATTAAAAGTATTGTTTTTACTGTTTTTGGTGAAGAAAATGCAGAAAATGTTTTTGTAAAATCATCAACAGGGTTTTTTAAAACCGAAAACAATTTACCAAATGGGGCCACATTTGAAACTATGAAATTAATTATAGAAAATGCAAAACCCTTAAAAGTAAAAGCAGCAGGTGGTGTAAGAGATTATGAAACCGCTGTAAAAATGATAGATTTAGGAGTAGATAGAATAGGTACATCATCTTCTAAAGAAATAGTTAATAAAGAACAAAACAGCAATTCAGGATACTAA
- a CDS encoding SCO family protein, with protein MNKKYSYIGVSFVILLFGIYVVRNLDRRINDNDLVQHDRLDRIDKKSGKKSGLYTFNKVPDFEFVDQNGKIITNNDYKGKVYVVEFFFSTCPTICPLMNKKMVTIQDEFSSNTNFGIVSISITPEIDTPEVLKEYALQNQITHKNWHLLTGQNQEIVYDLANKGFKLYAGKGDEDHGGFEHSGLFALVDKEGNIRSRTDEFGNPIMYYRALSEQGFPDQVEELKKDIKILLNE; from the coding sequence ATGAACAAAAAGTATTCTTACATAGGTGTATCATTTGTTATCCTTTTATTCGGAATTTATGTTGTTAGAAATTTAGATAGAAGAATAAATGATAATGATCTTGTGCAACATGATCGATTGGATAGAATTGACAAAAAATCTGGTAAAAAAAGTGGTTTATATACATTTAATAAAGTTCCAGATTTTGAGTTTGTAGATCAAAACGGAAAAATAATTACCAATAATGATTACAAAGGAAAAGTTTATGTTGTAGAATTTTTCTTTTCTACGTGTCCAACTATTTGTCCTTTAATGAATAAAAAGATGGTTACTATTCAAGATGAATTCTCTTCTAATACTAACTTTGGTATTGTTTCTATTTCTATTACGCCAGAAATAGATACACCAGAAGTTTTAAAAGAATATGCCTTACAAAATCAAATAACGCATAAAAATTGGCATTTGTTAACAGGTCAAAATCAAGAAATTGTTTATGATTTAGCTAATAAAGGATTTAAATTATATGCAGGTAAAGGAGATGAAGATCATGGAGGTTTTGAGCATTCTGGTTTGTTTGCTTTAGTAGATAAAGAAGGAAATATTAGATCTAGAACAGACGAGTTTGGTAATCCAATTATGTATTACAGAGCTTTAAGTGAACAAGGTTTTCCTGACCAAGTAGAAGAATTAAAAAAAGATATTAAAATTTTGTTGAATGAGTAA
- a CDS encoding cytochrome C oxidase subunit IV family protein, whose amino-acid sequence MAHAHESNTKRIWVVLILLTVITTVEVAFGIVKPASLHLTSFLGTSPLNWLFIILTLVKAYYIAWAFMHLEGEKKWFRRSIVWTAVFLICYLVTLLLIEGGYLYDTLGPLVKW is encoded by the coding sequence ATGGCACACGCACACGAATCAAACACAAAGAGAATTTGGGTAGTTTTAATACTACTAACCGTTATAACAACTGTAGAAGTTGCATTTGGTATTGTTAAACCAGCTTCTTTACATCTTACAAGCTTTTTAGGTACAAGTCCTTTAAACTGGTTATTTATCATTTTAACATTGGTTAAAGCATATTACATTGCTTGGGCTTTTATGCATTTAGAGGGAGAAAAAAAATGGTTTAGACGATCTATAGTTTGGACCGCAGTTTTTCTAATTTGTTACCTAGTAACATTACTCTTAATAGAAGGTGGTTATTTATATGACACTTTAGGACCACTTGTAAAATGGTAA
- a CDS encoding cytochrome c oxidase subunit 3, whose translation MIVEQTLEQELKVAKRKSAKPMLWISMISMVMFFAGLTSAYVISMERDDWVSFDLPQAFYVSTVLIVASSITLFLSQKFLKEDKRQLSLILVVVTLLLGIGFVWQQYVGFNQLKSVGLFFTGPESTVSTSFIIGITFMHVLHLLAGIIVLLVVIYNHFKYKYKSDNMLGFELGTIFWHFVDILWIYLFFFFYFIR comes from the coding sequence ATGATAGTAGAACAAACATTAGAACAAGAATTAAAGGTTGCTAAGAGAAAATCTGCAAAACCTATGTTGTGGATTTCCATGATTAGTATGGTGATGTTTTTTGCAGGATTAACAAGTGCATACGTAATAAGTATGGAAAGAGATGATTGGGTTTCTTTTGATTTACCTCAGGCATTTTATGTAAGTACAGTATTAATCGTAGCAAGTAGTATAACACTTTTTTTGTCGCAAAAATTCTTAAAAGAAGATAAAAGACAACTATCTTTAATACTTGTAGTTGTTACCTTATTATTAGGAATAGGATTTGTTTGGCAGCAATATGTTGGTTTTAATCAACTAAAAAGTGTAGGCCTATTTTTTACAGGTCCAGAAAGTACGGTATCAACATCTTTTATTATAGGAATCACTTTTATGCACGTTTTACACCTGTTAGCAGGGATTATAGTGCTATTAGTTGTTATTTATAATCATTTTAAATACAAATACAAATCAGACAATATGCTTGGGTTTGAACTCGGTACAATCTTCTGGCATTTTGTAGATATACTATGGATTTATCTATTTTTCTTTTTCTATTTTATTAGGTGA
- a CDS encoding DUF420 domain-containing protein, whose translation MSNLAQEKKYKKIITGLSIVIPLAVAALFGINLRKLGFNVAPLTFLPPIYASINGITAVVLIAAVIAIKKGNRKLHEQLNTFAIACSLVFLLLYIGYHMTSDSTKFGGEGAIKYIYYFILFTHIILSIIIIPLVLTTFMRAKLGNFPQHKKIAKLTFPLWLYVAITGVVVYLMISPYYV comes from the coding sequence ATGAGTAATTTAGCACAAGAAAAAAAATATAAGAAAATTATTACAGGCTTATCCATTGTTATTCCTTTGGCAGTGGCAGCTTTATTTGGTATTAATTTAAGAAAATTAGGTTTTAATGTAGCGCCTTTAACTTTTTTACCTCCTATTTATGCATCTATAAATGGTATAACTGCAGTTGTTTTAATAGCAGCAGTTATTGCAATTAAAAAAGGAAATAGAAAGTTACATGAGCAGTTAAATACATTTGCAATTGCCTGTTCTTTAGTTTTTTTATTACTGTATATTGGGTATCACATGACATCTGATTCTACTAAATTTGGTGGTGAAGGTGCTATAAAATATATTTATTATTTTATTTTATTTACGCATATAATTTTATCAATTATTATAATTCCACTTGTACTTACCACTTTTATGAGAGCAAAGTTGGGTAATTTTCCGCAACATAAAAAAATAGCAAAACTTACATTTCCTTTATGGTTGTATGTAGCCATTACGGGTGTTGTTGTTTATTTAATGATATCTCCTTATTATGTATAA
- a CDS encoding energy transducer TonB, translating into MKNTKKLPTKQLEKFSNLFMQLGLVLVLFIVFVTLEYQTEQKTIVVLKPDKNKIVYVEPDVDVFFTKQPKVVPQVKVIKAAPFIVDEVIKGDNTIIETIIDNTPIEDPVLINIDKVVEVYVIDDFIEDVDFVSIEDAPVFKGCENLSKKENKICFDKKMKQFVQRNFDVGLATEIGLRSGKHKIQTQFVIDDKGDIVDVKIRTAYKGLEKEALRVIKKLPKFKPGKQNSRTVKVRYNLPIAFRLE; encoded by the coding sequence ATGAAAAACACCAAGAAACTACCAACCAAACAATTAGAAAAATTCTCTAACCTTTTTATGCAGTTAGGGCTTGTATTAGTACTCTTTATAGTCTTTGTGACTTTAGAATACCAAACCGAACAGAAAACAATAGTTGTTCTTAAACCAGATAAAAACAAAATTGTTTATGTAGAACCAGATGTAGATGTTTTTTTTACAAAACAACCTAAAGTTGTGCCTCAAGTAAAGGTTATAAAAGCAGCACCATTTATTGTAGATGAGGTTATAAAAGGAGATAATACTATTATTGAAACAATTATTGATAATACTCCAATAGAAGATCCTGTTTTAATTAATATAGATAAAGTTGTTGAGGTTTATGTTATTGATGACTTTATTGAAGATGTAGATTTTGTAAGTATAGAAGATGCACCTGTTTTTAAAGGATGTGAAAATTTATCAAAAAAAGAAAATAAGATTTGTTTTGATAAAAAAATGAAACAGTTTGTACAACGTAATTTTGATGTAGGGTTGGCAACTGAAATAGGTTTACGTTCTGGCAAACATAAAATACAGACGCAGTTTGTAATAGATGATAAAGGAGATATAGTTGATGTGAAGATTAGAACAGCGTATAAAGGTTTAGAAAAAGAAGCTTTAAGAGTTATTAAAAAGTTACCCAAATTTAAACCTGGTAAACAAAATAGTAGAACGGTTAAGGTTAGATATAATTTACCAATAGCTTTTCGTTTAGAGTAA
- a CDS encoding gliding motility protein RemB encodes MIKKYVFLVLLFPSILFAQEEKYPIFEACKGVEIQSLKDCFYTQTRKLFFAEFKTPEIAKNESFKGTANTIFAVTAEGEFKLIYVNTPFNEVREEVKRAFMVLPKITPGWYNNHPIEMKFELPIKFPVNKVSNDSIVDSSSYRLEIKKESLIDVVEKKRIADSTFLEHNSKLNIPFTHRSYVDYEYALHKAKGTHTASKPYTYNEIMPYYDLTKEKKKFLKPNKETWLGKKVWNEHLLQVKKKDYWLTVDLLFDVQMGKDNSDVAYTFNNSRIVNVNGEIGKNFSFSTTYSESQGRFAEYVNSFITNTAANVRPKNSEGLVPGRGKTKGFKTDAHDYPVAEAYLAYTPNKYMQFQFGNGKNFIGDGYRSFILSDVSSPSTYLKMKVDFWKIQYTNIWMWNTEPSLSAVSDPNEHARKYVAAHYLSINLTDKLNIGLFETAISAGENGIDAGFLNPVLFYRSLEFNRGEDAGNAIVGLTGKYKLNDNVSLYSQLVVDEFSVGNISDLSDWRHKYAYQLGVKYFDAFKVENLFLQLEYNRARPYTFAHKSPILNYGNYSQPLGHLWGANFWEAIAIARYKKDRWSGSAKIIVGKKGFDLEDQVISYGGDIYQSYDDRVGDTGVEIAQGNTANIFIADVQSNYLINPSNNTSLFASLSYRNFSSDTPLTSFPSGGNVWFSIGVRADLFNWYFDF; translated from the coding sequence ATGATAAAAAAATACGTATTTCTAGTTTTATTATTTCCCTCAATATTATTTGCTCAAGAAGAAAAATATCCAATTTTCGAGGCCTGTAAAGGTGTAGAAATTCAATCGTTAAAAGATTGTTTCTATACGCAAACAAGAAAATTGTTTTTTGCAGAATTTAAAACTCCAGAAATTGCAAAAAACGAAAGTTTTAAAGGAACTGCCAATACTATTTTTGCAGTTACAGCAGAAGGAGAATTTAAGTTAATCTACGTAAATACGCCGTTTAATGAAGTAAGAGAAGAAGTAAAAAGAGCTTTTATGGTTTTACCAAAAATTACTCCTGGTTGGTATAATAATCATCCAATAGAAATGAAGTTCGAATTGCCTATTAAATTTCCTGTCAATAAAGTATCTAATGATTCTATTGTAGATAGCTCTAGTTATCGCTTAGAAATTAAAAAAGAAAGTTTAATAGATGTTGTAGAAAAAAAGAGAATTGCAGATTCTACCTTTTTAGAACATAATAGTAAACTAAACATTCCATTTACACATAGAAGTTATGTAGATTATGAATATGCGTTGCACAAAGCAAAAGGTACACATACGGCCTCTAAACCTTATACGTACAATGAAATAATGCCGTATTATGACTTAACCAAAGAGAAGAAAAAATTTTTAAAACCAAATAAAGAAACTTGGTTGGGTAAAAAAGTTTGGAATGAACATTTATTACAAGTAAAAAAGAAAGATTATTGGTTAACAGTAGATTTATTGTTTGATGTTCAAATGGGAAAAGATAATTCTGATGTAGCGTACACTTTTAATAATTCTAGAATTGTAAATGTAAACGGAGAGATTGGAAAGAATTTTTCATTTTCTACCACGTATTCAGAAAGTCAAGGTAGGTTTGCAGAATATGTAAATAGTTTTATAACCAATACAGCAGCCAATGTACGACCTAAAAATTCTGAAGGATTGGTTCCTGGTAGAGGTAAAACAAAAGGTTTTAAAACAGATGCTCACGATTATCCTGTTGCAGAAGCATATTTAGCATACACACCAAATAAGTACATGCAGTTTCAGTTTGGTAATGGTAAAAACTTTATTGGAGACGGATATAGATCTTTTATTTTATCAGATGTTTCTTCGCCATCTACGTATTTAAAAATGAAGGTTGATTTTTGGAAAATACAATACACTAATATTTGGATGTGGAATACAGAGCCCTCTTTAAGTGCAGTTTCAGACCCAAATGAACACGCAAGAAAATATGTGGCAGCTCATTATTTAAGTATCAACCTAACAGATAAGTTAAATATAGGTCTTTTTGAAACTGCAATATCTGCAGGAGAAAACGGAATAGATGCAGGTTTTTTAAACCCTGTTTTATTTTATAGATCTTTAGAGTTTAATAGAGGAGAAGATGCCGGTAATGCCATTGTTGGTTTAACAGGTAAGTATAAATTAAATGATAATGTTTCTTTATACTCTCAATTAGTGGTAGATGAATTTTCTGTAGGAAATATTAGCGATTTAAGTGATTGGAGACATAAATATGCCTATCAATTAGGTGTAAAATATTTTGATGCCTTTAAGGTTGAAAACTTATTTTTACAGTTAGAGTACAATCGTGCTCGTCCGTACACATTTGCACATAAATCACCCATTTTAAATTACGGAAACTACAGTCAACCTCTTGGGCATTTGTGGGGAGCTAACTTTTGGGAAGCAATTGCAATTGCAAGATATAAAAAAGACAGATGGAGTGGTAGTGCTAAAATTATTGTAGGTAAAAAAGGATTTGATTTAGAAGACCAAGTAATAAGTTACGGTGGTGATATTTATCAATCTTATGATGATCGTGTAGGAGATACAGGTGTAGAAATAGCGCAAGGTAATACTGCAAATATTTTTATTGCAGATGTACAAAGTAATTATTTAATTAATCCTTCTAACAATACAAGTCTTTTTGCTAGTTTGTCTTATAGAAACTTCTCTTCAGATACGCCTTTAACGAGTTTTCCATCAGGAGGAAATGTTTGGTTTTCTATAGGAGTAAGAGCAGATTTATTTAATTGGTACTTCGATTTTTAA
- a CDS encoding acyltransferase, with protein MIEYFAHETAVIDNDCSIGKDTKIWHFSHIMSNCVIGDHCNIGQNVVVSPEVILGKNVKVQNNVSIYTGVICEDDVFLGPSMVFTNVINPRSAIKRKNEYQKTLVKKGASIGANATIVCGNTIGEYAFIGAGAVVTKEILPFALVVGNPSKQIGWVSEYGHRLEFNKNGIAICKESNQKYQLKNNTIIKL; from the coding sequence TTGATAGAATATTTTGCACATGAAACGGCTGTAATAGATAACGATTGCAGTATTGGTAAAGATACCAAAATCTGGCATTTTAGTCATATTATGTCTAATTGTGTTATAGGTGATCACTGTAATATTGGTCAGAATGTAGTAGTCTCTCCAGAAGTTATTTTAGGTAAAAATGTTAAAGTGCAAAACAATGTTTCTATTTATACAGGCGTAATTTGCGAAGACGATGTTTTTTTAGGTCCTTCTATGGTTTTTACAAACGTAATTAATCCACGAAGCGCTATCAAAAGAAAAAATGAATATCAAAAAACTTTAGTAAAAAAAGGCGCAAGTATTGGTGCAAATGCCACCATTGTTTGCGGTAATACTATTGGCGAGTATGCTTTTATTGGTGCTGGAGCTGTAGTAACTAAAGAAATTTTACCATTTGCACTTGTAGTTGGCAACCCCTCTAAACAAATAGGTTGGGTAAGTGAGTACGGCCATCGGTTAGAATTTAATAAAAACGGAATTGCTATCTGTAAAGAAAGTAATCAAAAATATCAATTAAAAAACAACACCATTATAAAGTTATAG
- the cyoE gene encoding heme o synthase — protein METKVITDNKISMQAIISDFKQLTKVGLSLSVVFSSVAGYLLGVEIIDYFTLILLAIGGFFMVGASNAFNQIIEKDTDAIMKRTQNRPLPTGRMSVNVALTVAILFTIFGLSILYSINAKTALFGAISIFLYTSVYTPLKSVTPLSVFVGAIPGAIPFMLGWVAATNQFGMEAGFLFMIQFFWQFPHFWAIGWLQHEEYQKAGFNMLPMGLKDKGAVKQIIFYTVIMILVSTSPVLKLSGAFYIYPATAVIVALLGIYMLYFGIKLHKSEENIDARKLMLSSVLYITLVQIIYVVDKFLH, from the coding sequence ATGGAAACAAAAGTAATTACAGACAATAAAATATCTATGCAGGCGATAATTTCAGATTTTAAGCAACTCACAAAAGTTGGTTTGTCTCTAAGTGTTGTGTTTTCTTCTGTTGCGGGTTATTTGTTGGGTGTAGAAATTATTGATTATTTTACCCTTATTTTGTTGGCAATAGGAGGTTTTTTTATGGTTGGTGCTTCTAATGCATTTAATCAAATTATAGAAAAAGATACCGATGCTATTATGAAACGTACTCAGAACAGACCTTTACCAACTGGTAGAATGTCTGTAAATGTAGCACTTACTGTTGCTATTTTGTTTACTATTTTTGGACTTTCAATTTTATATAGTATTAACGCTAAAACAGCCTTATTTGGTGCTATTTCTATATTTTTATATACAAGTGTTTACACACCATTAAAATCTGTAACACCTTTATCTGTTTTTGTAGGTGCTATTCCAGGAGCTATCCCATTTATGTTAGGTTGGGTTGCTGCTACCAATCAGTTTGGTATGGAAGCAGGGTTTTTATTTATGATTCAGTTTTTCTGGCAATTCCCACACTTTTGGGCAATTGGTTGGTTACAACATGAAGAATATCAGAAAGCCGGTTTTAATATGCTTCCTATGGGATTAAAAGATAAAGGAGCTGTAAAACAGATTATTTTTTACACGGTAATTATGATATTAGTATCTACTTCGCCTGTTTTAAAACTATCTGGGGCATTTTATATATATCCTGCAACAGCAGTAATTGTTGCCTTATTAGGTATATATATGTTGTATTTTGGAATTAAATTACATAAAAGTGAAGAAAACATTGATGCAAGAAAACTAATGCTATCAAGTGTTTTGTATATTACACTAGTGCAAATAATCTACGTAGTAGATAAATTTTTACATTAA
- a CDS encoding TolC family protein translates to MKTKLILFVAFFTAIATFSQKKWTLKECVNQALDKNISIQQNKLNLEIAKTDLKSSKGNFLPTVSANSGGNLSAGSNFDPVTNNRSASTTFFGGNVGVSAGITVFNGFRNLNLYKQAELGIETSKLDLAKIENDVSLFVVNGYLNVLFAKENLEVAKVQAEISKKQISAANDRFEAGTIAKGELLNFKSTAANDLQSVITQENALDLALLNLAQLLQVPVNNFDVASLDVQSPSSDLLYKNSSAVYDKSLTKMPEIKRAKLAIENADLAIAISKGSYLPTITSSVFANSNYRYIIKPTGISTGNFFDQLDGNLGYGVGFNVSVPIFNGFKTDASVKRSKINKEIFETRLESEKLNLKQTIEQAFLDVKSSLKAYEAAKISLEAQKEAFKNAQERYNYGVMTLFDFDLVRTRLVNAEGAMIRSKYDYVFKTKVLQFYSGELILE, encoded by the coding sequence TTGAAGACTAAACTTATCCTATTTGTAGCTTTTTTTACTGCAATTGCTACTTTTTCACAAAAGAAATGGACTCTTAAAGAGTGTGTTAATCAAGCTTTAGATAAAAATATTTCTATTCAACAGAATAAATTAAACTTAGAAATTGCAAAAACGGATTTAAAGAGTTCTAAAGGAAATTTTTTACCTACTGTTAGTGCCAATTCTGGTGGTAATCTTTCTGCAGGTTCTAACTTTGATCCTGTTACAAACAACAGATCTGCAAGCACAACTTTTTTTGGTGGTAATGTTGGGGTAAGTGCAGGTATAACTGTTTTTAATGGGTTTAGAAATTTAAACTTATACAAGCAAGCAGAATTAGGTATCGAAACAAGTAAATTAGATTTAGCAAAAATTGAGAATGATGTTTCTCTGTTTGTTGTAAATGGATATTTAAACGTTCTTTTTGCCAAAGAAAATTTAGAAGTAGCTAAAGTTCAGGCAGAAATAAGCAAAAAACAGATAAGTGCTGCTAATGATAGGTTTGAGGCCGGTACTATTGCAAAAGGAGAATTATTAAACTTTAAATCTACCGCTGCTAATGATTTACAAAGTGTAATAACTCAAGAAAATGCATTAGACCTTGCGCTCTTAAATTTAGCACAATTATTACAGGTTCCGGTAAATAATTTTGATGTTGCCTCCTTAGATGTTCAATCACCTTCATCTGATTTGTTGTATAAAAATTCATCTGCAGTTTATGATAAATCTTTAACAAAAATGCCAGAAATTAAACGAGCTAAATTGGCAATAGAAAATGCAGATTTAGCTATTGCAATTAGCAAAGGAAGCTATTTACCAACAATTACCAGTTCTGTTTTTGCTAATTCAAATTATAGATATATTATAAAACCAACAGGTATTTCTACAGGAAACTTCTTCGATCAATTAGATGGTAATTTAGGTTATGGAGTTGGTTTTAATGTTAGCGTTCCTATTTTTAATGGTTTTAAAACTGATGCTAGTGTAAAAAGATCTAAAATAAATAAAGAAATTTTTGAAACTAGATTAGAAAGTGAAAAATTAAATTTAAAACAAACTATAGAGCAGGCGTTTTTAGATGTAAAATCATCTTTAAAAGCATATGAAGCTGCTAAAATTTCTTTAGAAGCACAAAAAGAAGCATTTAAAAATGCACAAGAAAGATATAATTATGGGGTAATGACGTTGTTCGATTTCGATTTAGTTAGAACCCGTTTGGTTAATGCAGAAGGAGCCATGATACGTTCTAAATATGATTATGTTTTTAAAACAAAAGTGTTACAATTTTATTCTGGAGAACTTATTTTAGAATAA
- a CDS encoding cytochrome c oxidase subunit 3 translates to MEANIAIPTDGKETWSGGGVKPFGASYGKMMMWFFIVSDALTFSGFLAAYGLTRFKFIDSWPIADEVFTHFPGLHGVHAPMYYVALMTFILIVSSVTMVLAVDAGHQMKQKRVAWYMFATIIFGMIFIGSQAWEWKNFISGSYGAVKTTDGRILQFVKDGHQIALSDFVVGERADGRVQQTRENGLWFEKEETIANYSIAQIQSSFKANPDIQIRSELIDPATKQKIILSREEGLAQLAKTKLVVEGANLHVNEYGNTIFADFFFFITGFHGFHVLSGIIINIIIFFNVVLGTYERRGHYEMVEKVGLYWHFVDLVWVFVFTFFYLV, encoded by the coding sequence ATGGAAGCAAATATTGCTATACCTACAGATGGTAAAGAAACTTGGAGCGGTGGTGGTGTAAAACCATTTGGAGCAAGTTATGGTAAAATGATGATGTGGTTTTTTATCGTTTCGGATGCATTAACCTTTTCGGGATTTTTAGCAGCTTACGGTTTAACACGATTTAAATTTATAGACTCTTGGCCAATTGCCGATGAGGTATTTACTCACTTTCCTGGTTTACATGGTGTACATGCACCTATGTATTACGTTGCATTAATGACTTTTATACTTATTGTTTCTTCTGTAACAATGGTATTAGCTGTAGATGCAGGTCATCAAATGAAACAAAAAAGAGTAGCATGGTATATGTTTGCTACTATTATTTTTGGAATGATTTTTATTGGCTCTCAAGCATGGGAATGGAAAAACTTTATTTCTGGTTCTTATGGTGCTGTAAAAACTACTGATGGAAGAATTTTACAATTTGTAAAAGACGGACACCAAATTGCATTGTCAGATTTTGTAGTAGGTGAAAGAGCAGACGGTAGAGTACAACAAACTAGAGAAAATGGATTGTGGTTCGAGAAAGAAGAAACAATTGCTAACTATTCGATAGCTCAAATTCAAAGTTCTTTTAAAGCAAATCCAGATATACAAATTCGTTCTGAATTGATTGATCCGGCAACAAAACAAAAAATAATTCTTTCTAGAGAAGAAGGATTAGCTCAATTGGCTAAAACAAAATTGGTTGTAGAAGGAGCTAACTTGCATGTAAATGAGTATGGAAATACTATTTTTGCCGATTTCTTTTTCTTTATAACTGGTTTTCACGGTTTTCACGTATTGTCAGGAATTATAATTAACATCATTATTTTCTTTAATGTTGTTCTAGGTACTTACGAGCGTAGAGGACATTATGAAATGGTAGAAAAAGTAGGTTTATATTGGCACTTTGTAGATTTAGTTTGGGTATTTGTATTCACATTCTTCTACTTAGTATAA